In Lolium perenne isolate Kyuss_39 chromosome 5, Kyuss_2.0, whole genome shotgun sequence, the sequence AAACAAATGAAGCAAATTGTAGGTTTCAAAATTCAGGTTTGAGTCTATGGTTTTAAGTTGAGATTGTGTGTGATACGAAACTGAAACAATTATTTCTTATTCCAAAGATGTTAGTATTATAATACCTTGTTCACCTATCCATGAAGGATATTTTAGGCTTTATTTACAATTGAGGTGAATGGATGTTAAGCCTGTTTAATCTTAAACATATATTGTCTTGTAACCAAAATTAAATAGCAACATCTCTGTTTAATCTTTTCTGGTGGCATTTACTGGTTCCTCTTTGTTCATGTAGAGCAACAAATCTCTGAATATTGTTTGCCTATGTGTCCGTAAATTGCCGTATGCATACTTGCATTATTGGAAGCTTTACTCTGTTTTTTGTCAGGATAAATTACTGGAACTGCTGGGACTAGGAGTATACCCGCATCTTCTTTGTGAGGAGCATTATCTTCTTGGTGAGGATCATTGTCTTTTTTCGGAGCGGTTCTGTAAGTTAGATGCTTGTACTCCATGCATGGGGTTAAAAATCCTGTAATTCAGATGCTACTTGGAAATGTTCGTTCCAGACCATGTTGACACCATGTTGCTTGCAAATGTTGGTTTCAGACCATGTTGGTTACAGACCATGTCGACACCATGTTGGTTGCAGATCCTGTAATTTAGATGCCTGGCTGTAATTTTAATGTATGACCATGTCGTTGTGTTGGATCAAAATGCCAAGCAATACGAAGGTACTATGATTGTTGCCTTGTTTTGAATTTCCTAGCAGTTTTGAAAAATGAATCAATGGCCATCCTCAATAGTGCCTACAAACACAACTAAAAGCATTGTTGAAAACAACCTCCAAATGTAATAGAAGGCATCTTCAGAAGTGTCGGTAAAAAGATTCGAAGGCATCTTCACAAGTGCCGGCAAAAAGATCCGATGGCATCTCAAAAAAAGTGTCGGCAAGAAGATTCGACGGCATCTCCTAAAATGTACTGGCAAAAGGATTCCGCGGCACCTCCTAAAAATGCCGGCAAAAGATTCCACGGCATCTTCAAAAACTGCTGGAAATAGTAACCAGTGGCATTTCTGAAAGTGCCCGAGAAAATAACTGATGGCAGTTTTCAAAATGTGTCAGCAAAGAGCAATCTCGACACAAGCAAATGCAACACTTTTTTTTCTTGCCTCCAAAAATTATTGTCGGCACTTTTGGTCGAATTGGCGGCACTTTAAGATACCGGCAATCTTAGGACCTGACGTAGTGTATTACATAGAATATACACATTTAATCATAATAATGGAAATACAATAATAGCACATTGCCTCTAGCGCTTATTTCCAGCTATAATAAGAGAAACATTTGGATAGCATACACACAGCTAGCTAGGCGTCAACACGGCAGCAGGACGCGGAGAGTAGCATGAAGCCACAGATCCTCCCTCCTCCTAGCAGTGATCGATTCCCATGGCCTCTGTCATGTCGAGGGCGCCCGGAAGTAAGCCATCCGGAAGAGCCCAGTCGAAGTAAAACAGAAGGCTCGCGAGACCCAGCTCAACGTTGGCGAGCCCGAACAGCATCCCAGGGCGATAATTACAATGAGCGGACCTTATGGCGCCCGTCCCATATCTAGACCGATCGTTTTGCTGGAGATCATCGCTGGTGGGCCCACTAGCACGGGCGGTTGACCCCTACATCCGCTCGTATACATCTGGCCATATAGCAATACACGGAAGAGAAAGGACAGGGCATCGGCGAGATACATGGCAGGCGAGATACAAGGGGGGCCGGGCGTGTCCTTGTTGCTGCCACTCCAAGCTAGCAGGTACAGAGACGTACATGAAAAGAAGAGCAGGAGTGCAGGACCAGTACTAGGCTCTGTGTTGTGGTACAACAAACAGTGCAAATACTTGACATAGTAGTAGCCTTTGGTACAGATACCTGCAAAGGGAGTGTAGAGGTCAACGAAGTGAACGAATCTCCAGCTGAACGCACGGTCGGCGATATGGTGAGGGCGCCATAAGGTCCTGAAGAAATCCGGCGTCCAACTGAACCGAAAGGCGTGAACTCAAAGTTGTTGCCTTTGTAGTCCGTGGCTCTACCCATGAACCTGTCCGGGATGAAGGTTTCCGGTTCATCCCAGTATTCCGGGTCCCTGGAGATAGCCCAGTTATTGACGATAACAATGGTGCCTCTGGGCACGTCGCAGCCGAGTATAGTACATGGTTCCTGGCACTCCCTCGGCAGCAGTAGCGGCCCGGGTGCGTGCAGCCTCAAGGTCTCCTTGATGACACATTGCAAGTAGCTCAGCTTGCCTAGACCCTCCTCGGTTACCTCCGTTTTTCCCATGAAGGCGTCGCGGACCTTGGCTTGCACGCTTGACATCACGCTAGGGTTTTGCATCAGCTAGCTCCGCCATGGCCCACTGTAGCGTCGTTACGGGCGCCTCGCTCCCTCCCGCAAGAATATCCTGCATGATGATGAATCGAttgattgatgcagaggctgggcctTGGCCCTTAATTTTTCGAaaaaaaacatgaaatgaaaaaaaAAGACTTACCAATAACACTGCTTAATTTGACATTGTCCATGGAGATGGGGAACTGGAGGTTGCCTTGTCGTTGGATACTGAGGAGCACCTGGAtcacgtcgtcgtcttcctccggcACCGGCAGGCGCAACGACGTTCTCCTCTCGAGATGCTCGCCTATGAAGCGCTCCATGAACGCCAGCGAGGAGTCCCGGAAGGCCGCCGCCCGGCGCAGCGTGCCGCTCAGGACGCGCAGCAGCCGCCAGGAGGGGAACAGGTCGGACACGGTGAGGCATCCGACGACCCGTACCGCCTCGTCCACGTAGTGGAGCAGTGCGTCCTGCTCCTTGAACCGGGCGCCCATGACGGAGTGCACCGTCGTGTCCGCCCCGTACTCGGCGATCATCCTGCTCAGATTCATGGCCTCCTGCGACTCGAACGACGACGATGCGATGGAACGGATGAACCGGGCCGCCGCCTCCTCGCGGATGCGTCGGAAGGAGCGGACGCACTTGGCGTTGAGCAGCGCGTGGACGCAGGCCTTACGGAGCTGCCGCCACCGGTCGCCGTGCGGCGCAAACGTGATCCCGTGGCCGCGCTGGTTGAGGACCGCGGCGCAGGAGGTGAGCGGCCGCGTGCACAGCACCTGGTCATGCGTCTTCATCACCTCCCTGGTAGGTAGGTAGGTTAATCTTGATTAATATGTTGAAATTTTAATTGTAGCCAGGTTATTTTCTAATATACGAGCTTTAAACCGTCAAAAAAAAATATACGAGCTAGTGTGTGTTTCACTGTTTCCAAGTTAGGAAGCGTTAGGTTAAGTGTAGTATTTTGATGTGATCGACCTGGCGGCTTCCGCGCTGGAGGCCACCATGAGCGGGACCTCGCCCAGCCGGAGGAGCATGAGAGGCCCATGGCGCCGGGAGAGATCCCTCAGGGCGCGGTGCGGGAGGGCGCCGATGAGGTGGTGGAGGCTGCCGATGACGGGAAGATGCCATGGGCCTGGAGGTAGCCGCGGACGACCATGGCTGGCACTGGCAGAGCCACGCCGGCGAGCTCTCAAGAAACGAATGGTGGCGTACAGGAGTGGAATAAGAGCTAACGTTAACAAATACCACAAGGATGTCTCGATCTCCATGATCGAGCTAACCAATTGTTACTTCTCTGTTCCAGGCTTCCAGCAGGTTTCTGTTTGGTTGCATTTATATAGACACGCACATGCAGCTTCGAAGAATCTACTGGCCACTACTGCAAGCAGCACTCTGCACTGTACTCATGTACCGGCGACGGCGCGCGTTCATTCTTCAACAGTGAAACAGCTAGCGATTAAAGGAGAAAATTACTTGAAACGCCATGACCGCGATATGCATCAATTGCCACAAATGGCGTTCTTCTCGCATCAACAACGTGATCAACTGTTCATGCCTACGTCACTACGGGAGAGATGGAGTATGCCGAAGGCcgccagccgtcggcacagcccagaaggccgtcggcataggctatgccgacggtgaccgtcggcgtagcgtcgtgGGCACTGTTCTGGTCGGGGACTGTCTAATCAACGTCGGCACAGACTGGCCGTCGGTACAGATTGTTGTGCCGACGGTTGGcatagtatttcaaaattttcaattttattttcgaaaaaatattcaaaatttttttttgaaaaaaaataaatatttttttcacttttcttcttctactttttacttgttaatctttcacaatcacacttagtacacttaatcttaggtcaaattgcgcttgtggtcaaacttcccagttggtcacccatcctcacactattgCCGCCTCaccacgcttaacttcttggttctctttggatgagcttccatgaaagaaatgacacATTGATGTTAATATTACCATATCTATCATATTAACCGTTTCACCGTGATGTCACACCTctatatttttgaattctaaacaattacttaagtaaacaacaatgaatatatataaataataataatatagaatttgaaaaacaattaaatgattttttgtctttttatttaatatggaataattaatatcagtaaatgcgaatttggcaaataatatgtctaaattgatcagaaaaatgagaggaatataAATATGATATCCATATCATCTTTTAAACCTATAAATTTAACTTATCCAAAAATTATGAGCATTAGATCAAGTACCTCTAGTTTAAATTTGTCTGACTTTACCGAAAATGAGGTGGAAAAtggcctcggcatggcatagtttgtcgaaacaaggtcatatttggcacgtgtgtggaacctaggatgggaagcaagaccccggacgcggatttctaatccggccCACGGACAGCCACCTTTTCATTTgtagcgtgcccaaacggtttttatttgtgaagcagctacatggggcgcaatttaatatgacgtgaaacctccgtgcgatggtagtagaccacctacgcaccacctatcacatgacatgtgcatgctttagctttttgggaacccatgcggcttccggcggtgtcccgccgaattcgctggaaactgaccggatttgaactaggggtgaaCTATCCATCGCTCCAGAAATTCCGAAAAATATATTTTTAGTTCAATGACGCATCATTACATGTGCtattttttgtccgtttagtttgttcacaaatgggtgcacccgcacgcccggtatggcgataccgcatgtcctgggggtcctgttttggccagatggcaatttgaacgaagtcaaaaaatcccacggagccgcgtgacgttattttatatgtcatagtaactattccgtttgtcaaaactgggatacggcaattattttgaaaaacccttcaggaaaagggctatcacgtccggagttctatagatttcaggggaaatgaggcgggaaacggcctcggcatggcatagtttgccgaaacgagatcatatttggcacgtgtgtggaccctaggatgggaagcaagaccccggacgcggatttctaatccgacccacagACGACCAtcgtttcatttttagcgtgcccaaacggtttttatttgtgaaacAGCTACATgtggcgcattttagtatgacgtgaaacctccgtgcgatgagtgtagaccacctatgcaccacctatcacatgacatgtgcactcgttagctttttgggaacccatgcggcctccggcggtgtcccgccgaattcgCTGGAaattgaccggatttgaactaggggtgaaTTATCCGTCGCTCCAAAAATTCCGGAAAAATtgtttttagttctacgacgcatcattatatgtgaTAAATTTTatccgtttagtttgttcgtgaatgggtgcacccgcacgcccggtacggcaATACCGCATGTCCCAGGggtcctgttttggccagatggtaatttgaacgaagtcaaaaaaaatcccacggagccgggtggcgtcattttatatgtcatagtaactattccgtttgttaaaactgggatacggcaattattttgaaaaacccttcacgaaaagggctattaCGTAGGGAGTTCTATTGATTTgaggggaaatgaggtgggaaacggcctcggcatggcatagtttgccgaaacgagatcatatttggcacatgtgtgggccctaggatgggaagtaaGACCCCGGACGcgcatttctaatccgacccacgagcgacaattttttcatttttggcgtgtgtgaaagtcatgaaacctcgaacattatagctcatttctaagaatatttgtttaggtatttgaaatattctattttttatatttttctatgatagatcttgtttttctgcaaaatttgatacattatacttatttttctcaattagaatgatttagttatgctttTTTGAAGACTGTCGTGCAGAAATAGAAAAAAGCTATGCCGACGGTATAATCGTCGGCACAGATCCGTAgtggaaaaaaaggaaaaaaatgttgtgccgacggccagactggtcctgtgccgacggtcagaactgtgccgacggtggccgtcggcacaaccgGCCTGTACCGACGGCCATTTTAACTCTGACGGCCATCCTTATCGCCGCGGTCCAGAGGCTTTTGTGCCGACGGCCCTGATATTTGGCCGTCGTCACACACGACGGCCGTCGGCACATCTGTGCTCTCCCGTAGTGTGTGTCAGGCCGATTCGTCCCAGACATGCTTCAACATTTCGTGTACTCAAGAGAAGTTTGATCGATCCCACTGTGCATGAATGCACTGAGATTGTGTTACATGCATGGAAAGCATTAAATGCAACATATATCCTACTAAGTAATATTTATTAACATGTGTGTGATATATCATACAAATTGTAAACTTCCATTttcttgagaagtgtgatgttatggtaacatagctgatTACTGTGAGGCAACTCTGCTATATTCTCCAAGATTGTTCTCCTTTGTTTTGAATAAGGAGGTAATGGCTGCAAGGTTTATGCTATGCTATGGAGAATATAGCAGAGTTGTTCTATACACCTTTGTCTCTATCTGCTTTCATAGAATTACAAGATTTACAGATCTTGATGTAGCAAAACCCCATCACAGACAGCAAAGATGAATGGACATACTGTTGGGGTGGAAATTATGCTTCAGTTAAATTTTACTCGCATATTCATGAGCATATTAAGGTTCCCAAGGTATATAAGTGGATTTGGCAGTCTAGTTGCATGATGAAAACTAAGGTTTTTGCTTGGCTTTTACTGGTGGATCGTCTAAACACCAGAGACCTGCTGCAGCGCCGACACTGGAATGTCACAGATCTTTATCACTGTGAACTATGCCCTATGCATGTGCATGAGGATAGAATACATCTCTTTTTTTAGTGTAATTTCAGTGTTAGGATCTGGAACTATCTTCAATTTGAATGGGTGGCCAATGATGATTTAAAGTTGGTGGTAGGTCACTCTAGGAAGGAGTTTGCAAAACCATTTTTCATGGAGGTACTCATGCTAGCATGTTGGCACATCTGGATTCTCAGAAATGGGAAGATTTTTAGAAGTGAGAGGCCTACCTTTGCAAGGTGGAAGGCTGGTTTTATTCATGACATGTATTTATTGACATATAGAATTAAAGTTAAGCATAGGGAAGCCTTGTTAGATTGGATTAGGACTCTGCCTTAGAGTCTGGTATCCTGTGTAGGTAGGTTTTTTCCTTCCTTTTTCTGGTTTCTATATAATACTTTTTGATTTTGAATAAAGTTTTGCTGTGGGGCTATTGCCTCATAGTGGTTGGTCAAAAAAACATAGCTGGTTACTACAAACATCTTTTTCATTATTTAATGACATGCCATGTCACCTAAATACTCATGTTGCATTGCATGTGCTTGCACATTATTGCTATGTTATTTTCACTATAACTAGTCTAACATTTATCCCATCTAATTTCCTTTTGATATCTCCAAAAGATTAGAGCAGGTTCAATAGTATAACCAATTACTAGCTGTAAGCGGGAGgcatgtcatctatagccaatCTACGACAACAACGACTTGAACAAAAATCATAATATATTACAACACGAAAAATGTGTTTTTGTAGCAATGAAGGAGTGATTACCAACTTTTTTTTTACTACAGATTGATTGACAACAAAAATCACCAACTATTTTAACAAACTAAACATGAATGGTTACAACAAAAACAATCATGTTTATGCAACATTCTAAGAAGCACGTAAACATCATTGAAAAAATCCGAGAAACACACAACTTGTTGAAAAACCTTTGCAACAACTAATAAATCTAGGGGAAACACACACTTGCGGCAAACGTCTAGGTAAACATTGCAACATCTCGTTTGTGCTTTCATTACAAAATCATACATGTTTGTTACAAAATTAACGAATGTATGCAGTATTGAAAAACTCAAGATGAAATCTTAGTTGTACCATCATCCATTGCAGCCCCATACATGTCGGAGGACCGTCAGAGCAAGATCCAGCAAACTTGGGCATGTTCCCACTGCTCCAACGTCTTCTCCTTGGATCGTTGTGTAGTCAGTCGGATAAATCGAACGACATTGGGGGGTGTAGGCTTCATATATGGGGGTCGATCTTTCAGTAAGATAAGTGCTAGACAATAACACGACGGAGCAACGAACACCGCGGCTAGCAACCAAAAGTAGAGAAGCTAGCAAGTAGAGGAGAGAAAATCTAAGCTAGCAACAACTAGGGCGTGTTTGGTTGACTGGGTGGATTTTTGCGCTCCATGAGGGCAGGCTCCAAGGTCCTTAGACGGTTTGGAACGAGCCATGGTTCACTTTTGGCACTTCGTTTGGTAGCATGGGTTGCATCACTGGGTACCTAGGTGCCAGTTTGTTTAGTTGCTCGCTGCCTTGATTTAGCCTCACCTCTTCTCCATACGGTGACATTACATCTCACCTAACACAACCATCACCACGCCACCATTCACGAAGGCAGTCACCAATGCCACTGGCGATGATGATGGGCATGACGGTTACCACCATGCCGCTGCTAACAATGGTGGCCATGTCGGTTACCGCCCTGCCGCCGCTGATAGCGGTGGCCACAACGGTTACCGTCATGGATCACCACCTCTCACCTACCATAACCATCATCGCGTTGTCGTTCACGAAGCTAGGCACCAATGCCCCTAACGATGACAATGTCCATGGTGGTTAGCACCATGCCGCCGACGACAAGAGTGGCCACAATGGTTACCAACAGGGATTACCATCTCTCACCTACCACAACCATCACCACGCCATCGTCCACGAAGTCGGGCACAAGGACTACCATAACGGTGTGCGAAAATACCACCAAGGTGCCGCCGACGACGGTCGCTACCACAATGGATTACCATCTCTCACGTACCATGACCATGTCTCCATCCACCTAGTCGGGCAGAAGGCATACCACAACGGCGCGCGAAAATGCCACCATGTTGCCACCAACGTTGTCGGGCAGATAGCATACCACGCAGAAAATACCACTGTGTCACAGTCCACCATGAACCGATGAATAAGATGATCAACTATGAGAAATAGGTTACACTACACCCAAATGAACCACCACAT encodes:
- the LOC127303037 gene encoding zealexin A1 synthase isoform X1: MEIETSLWYLLTLALIPLLYATIRFLRARRRGSASASHGRPRLPPGPWHLPVIGSLHHLIGALPHRALRDLSRRHGPLMLLRLGEVPLMVASSAEAAREVMKTHDQVLCTRPLTSCAAVLNQRGHGITFAPHGDRWRQLRKACVHALLNAKCVRSFRRIREEAAARFIRSIASSSFESQEAMNLSRMIAEYGADTTVHSVMGARFKEQDALLHYVDEAVRVVGCLTVSDLFPSWRLLRVLSGTLRRAAAFRDSSLAFMERFIGEHLERRTSLRLPVPEEDDDVIQVLLSIQRQGNLQFPISMDNVKLSSVIGICTKGYYYVKYLHCLLYHNTEPSTGPALLLFFSCTSLYLLAWSGSNKDTPGPPCISPAMYLADALSFLFRVLLYGQMYTSGCRGQPPVLVGPPAMISSKTIGLDMGRAP
- the LOC127303037 gene encoding 5-epiaristolochene 1,3-dihydroxylase isoform X2, whose translation is MEIETSLWYLLTLALIPLLYATIRFLRARRRGSASASHGRPRLPPGPWHLPVIGSLHHLIGALPHRALRDLSRRHGPLMLLRLGEVPLMVASSAEAAREVMKTHDQVLCTRPLTSCAAVLNQRGHGITFAPHGDRWRQLRKACVHALLNAKCVRSFRRIREEAAARFIRSIASSSFESQEAMNLSRMIAEYGADTTVHSVMGARFKEQDALLHYVDEAVRVVGCLTVSDLFPSWRLLRVLSGTLRRAAAFRDSSLAFMERFIGEHLERRTSLRLPVPEEDDDVIQVLLSIQRQGNLQFPISMDNVKLSSVIGYSCGRERGARNDATVGHGGAS